From a single bacterium genomic region:
- a CDS encoding ATP-binding protein yields MARATVRCKVLLAWSSGKDAAWALHLLRRDAGVEVVGLLTTVNEAYGRVSMHGVRRELLARQAAAAGLEPWLVALPHPCRDEQYEEIMAGVVRRARAAGVDAVAFGDIALADVRAYRERQLAGSGVEPLFPLWGKDTAALARRMRAAGLRARVTCVDHKVLAPSLAGAEWDAAFDAALPDGVDPCGENGEFHTFAYAGPVFAAPIAVTPGEVVTREGFVYADLLPR; encoded by the coding sequence ATGGCGCGCGCAACCGTACGTTGCAAGGTCCTCCTCGCGTGGTCGAGCGGTAAGGACGCCGCGTGGGCCCTCCACCTCTTGCGCCGGGACGCCGGCGTCGAAGTCGTGGGCCTGCTCACGACCGTTAACGAGGCGTACGGCCGCGTCTCGATGCACGGCGTGCGCCGCGAGCTGCTCGCGCGTCAGGCCGCCGCGGCCGGCCTTGAGCCCTGGCTCGTCGCCCTCCCGCACCCCTGCCGCGACGAGCAATACGAGGAGATCATGGCCGGCGTCGTGCGGCGCGCCCGGGCCGCCGGGGTCGACGCGGTCGCGTTCGGCGACATCGCCCTGGCCGACGTCCGGGCGTACCGCGAGCGGCAGCTTGCCGGCTCGGGCGTCGAGCCGCTGTTCCCGTTGTGGGGAAAAGATACGGCGGCGCTGGCGCGACGGATGCGGGCCGCGGGCCTGCGCGCCCGCGTGACGTGCGTCGACCACAAAGTCCTGGCGCCCTCGCTCGCGGGCGCGGAGTGGGACGCGGCTTTCGACGCGGCGCTGCCGGACGGCGTCGACCCGTGCGGCGAGAACGGCGAGTTCCACACCTTCGCGTACGCCGGCCCCGTGTTCGCGGCGCCGATCGCGGTGACGCCGGGCGAGGTCGT